The region CGGGGCGTGCAATTAAAGGCATATCTACAGGGTGCATCattatattttcacatttcaaGGGTGCgccagcacccccccccccccgatgggCCTGAATATATAGTGCTCATATGTTTCCACGCTTTGCAGCCGCGACCATTTAAAGAAATTCTTTCTTTGAACTGTGCAGGGGTACGTGTTAtactttactttattttatataggCTACACCAAGGCTACACTCTTTGAATCCTCTGCCattctctcactttcttttaCTTCACGTAGAATGCACCTCTGTAGCTTGTTTCATGTTGACAGAATAATTTATTACGTAATATAGAAAATGGCTTGTTGACCGATGTTACTGTGTTCACTATATAGTTCTCGAAGTTACCAAAAGCATGTAAAGTCTAAAGTCTAAATTAATGTTCACCAACCACGTGTGCTATACAAGTAGACATATTTCATGTATCCTGCATCAGAAACCTTAGGGCCTGCTTGTTAAttgtcataaaaatatcaataaagcGAAAGAAAATCTTGCTTTTATATTTCTCCtgtggaaaatatgaaatgaaagacaacaaaaaataaaatgatttaccTTGGAATCTCGATCATGTTTCTTTGTAGGACTAGTGTATCGCAGCTCTCAAtaaattgttttgaaaatgaCATTCCAAAAGTTACTCTTATAACGTATATCAGGTCAAGGATACTAGACATGCTGGAGTGTTGTCATAAGTAATATATCAATCCATCAGAAAACCTCATTACCTTATTTTAGTAGATTGAATTTCTTTTGATCtgatttcattttgaataaagaaaaaataataattcaatggATTTCAATAGTAATTCGATATTACCTGCACATTTGACCAAGTGCTGATAATAATGAACTAACACGCCTCCGGGAAGAGTAGTACTGTGTGCATGCTGAAGCATCATCAAGATTTTCAGGGGGTGCTGCAtgccaagggcgccggaagcgggggggcagggggggcacttgcccccccaaataaaatttttggggggcaaaacgagattttgcccccccaatgtgcccccctgaaagtagaaaaatgataaattatttaaggacaaaagtaaacgaaggCCCTTTTCTGCCTgataattgtcatttccattgtaaaaaatgaaaaaatttgcccctgacggggcaaatacattatcataataagcctcgcgtcttttgacgaacagtgttcctctgtgaaacatacctttgataagccccttttccatcttattacagtgtgataacgttcaaccttttaatgaatacatttcagacaagaagtgaatggcaaattgatagtggtccaccaatgattaggtttataactctatgatgctggctgtgtcgtctaacaaacgcgcggtcgcccagaaacgctcagaccggacccgatatcactaacgcgcgtgaacactagttactcgagcaacataatGGAATCTATGTCCCGGGGGAGGGCCAACGAATTTTCTGTGGGGGGGCActtcattgacgagtggataccatgcgcgaccacaaaaaaacacgtagaaaggatgtctttttcacgatatggcacgttacgtacgtaacgtgataagggtgtcaaaaacacaaaaataatgaaaaaagggtatctatttcgctaggaaaattacgtgttttgggtcgaatttggggggatgataaaacaaaattaaaatgttttataaaggatgtctttttgccccaacacttcgtgtttagagtccgatttgcgcaagGTTTAGAAGGtgggggtcgtactaaaccaaataaggtaaagcagacgaccgaaggacccgtaacaataaaacattcctgtacttgtttaggggttcatttcagggaatatttactaagagtatcgttttgtttccaatacttgttaagaggagggtttcacatgccaatacttgttaaggggtgcattttcagaatatggaaattacgtgttaagggtgcttttcgagaccccatggtcgcgcaaggtatccactcgtgaatggaagtgcccccccccccccgagatctatgtcatagctgtcaagcccagaaaccataacatctcgagaaacttgtttcaattatttcattttcaactaaatataaattgataacaagacagtgccctaaagaacataccaaggtcatttcaactcaatatagacatgttatcagaaaattatacacagaataatcatgtgtagaggattataattcatattgtgaaaatggtgaatcccactcgaaagcaacttagagataatgtttagacatgaaaaaaataaaatcatctgtgaaagtgtcttcttaaccggactcatattatccgagatatgaataaaaatgtaaataaagaatataaaagaaaaaaaataagcgttacagtactgctcaactatgaaaaaaaatcttaagatattttcacagccccgtattttcctctattccttttcattggcatgattgaaaagcgttttgtctgatactatttcagctcatatgatatagcacttatgtattttagattccaaaacttcttcctaTTACCTGTTaataatcagatcgagatggcagctagctctggttcatcccagcttttgttattcatggacgtttgcaaaaaaaaaaacaatccgggagtgggtggggctgcaagacctaaattttcgaagaaacttaagagcgaggggcttgtgatgggggagctttttacattttctagaataaaattgaaggatttcgtgcacaattttggtgaattttgccctctcgatcggcggtccccggctgcgtacggtcaaaggcctatattacattggtttgaaacaatttcgtttgcaataaggctcgtaatttgctggaactgcgaccctgatcatgaagaaacaccagtctgggtcagaagagggggaaacagaaggagcaaaaggAACTCCAatactgtttaattctcaagaaattcatttttgaatgctcttagaaacgcaacttttatactccatttttacacaaagtccttaccgtgggggggggggggtcccacagcctctcccgctcgatcgcttcggtatctcacgctgtcaaaaatattgtgcccccttcgggattttgccccccccccaaatctgaaagtgttccggcgcgcctgctgCATGCGTACATTTGCCCGGGGTTATTGCTCCAAAGTGACGAAGATTCGGGAGCAGTAACCTTgcttgacaatttttttctgacgaCAATCacctgaaccccccccccccaggttccgcggcccctgtatgtGTTATGGAtgtagcccgggggggggggggcacttccattcacgagtggataccatgcgcgaccattgggtctcgaaaagcaccctaaacacgtaatttccatattctgaaaatgcaccccttgacaagtattggcgtgtgaaaccctacccttaacaagtattggcaaatattccctgaaatgaacccctaaacaagtacaggaatgttttattgttacgggtccttcggtcgtcggctttaccttatttgatttagtacgaccccaccctctacacctcgcgcaaatcggactctaaacacgaagtgttggggcaaaaaggacatcctttataaaacattttgattttgttttatcatccccgcaaattcgaccctaaacacgtaattttcctagagaaatagatacccttttttcattatttttgtgcttttgacacccttatcacgttacgtacgtaacgtgccctatcgtgaaaaggacatcctttttacgtgttttttttttggtcgcgcatgtatccactcgtcaatgtaagtgcccccctcccccccgggGGGATGTAGGCTTATATCGTGCACATTACTTCAGAAACCAAAGCCTTGATATGATTCCCGGATATGATTGTACTTTAGATCTTGCACCTCCTTATTCACCAACCCTTTGCTAGAATTAATGCTACGTTGAAATCATTCAGAACAAATTGtgttaaagaatggaatatgtGTCCTGCTGATATAAGAAATAGCAGTACCCTgtccaggcgcgtacgcaggatttttgaaaaggggggggggagtttcgagctgattttttttttaatctcccgcccagtcagtctctaaaaagtgatgagcggggggaggtgattattttttttttcttttttttttcagcgctgcaaataagacaataacatttaagtggggatggggtatgtaacagtgcggtcatgacccgcgagcgagcagaaatgttctcgtttttgcgttgaaaacataacctttttgtcaatagtttgttggtatcatagtcgatgctacatgtccttcggatcgtagcactcatgatatggccttgatcagaacactagaaacttgagaaatgtcatgaataattacgagcgagccgaaatgtttgcgtttttccgtcaaaacatacaattcttctcaatagcttgttggtaatgattacatattagttgatgatacatgtccttctgctcgtaagtctcatgatatggccttgatcaagagactagaaacttaagaaatttcataaatgattacgagcgagcggagtgagcgagccgaaattttcgcgttttcccgtcaaaacatacatttcttgtcagtagtttgttagtaaatcaagtattagtcgatgctacatgtccttctattcgtaacactcataatacggccttgaacaggagactagatacttatggaatttcataaattattacgagcgagcggagcgagctaaccgacattttagcgttttccgtcattttggttttcatattggtaaaacatattttgtaagaaaacgtatgtctttgtcttggttcacttgtattcataagtatacatcatgataatcatgtatggccttgttaatggcgataccgtgatcatgtcggcgacatgcggaaataaaagatataataaaatggagcgagcgaagcgagcggaaatttttctgtgtttttcgtcggaaacatgagattctgttcattattgctgtcatatacattattgggtaggggaactgtccgtaaccagaccaaggagttatcaggcgcttgcccgataactccttgaccagaccgacctctggggagacaagcaaaaaaaaaaaaaaaaaaaaggggtattgaaccccctaacccccccttgcgtacgcgcctgaccCTGTCTCGGTTAAGGaaattatgtcataaatatCTACTTGATAAATTTAAGACTATAGTTGTTAGTTGCACCTGGGGGTGACATGTTTGGAGTGTGAATGTGTGTGTTTGTCTGTGTGAGTGTGCGAATGCTTGCGTGTGGGTTATGTTCCTGTTGTGATCTTTAAATACCttgtaatttttatcattttttttctcatagttCTATGTTTTAAGTAAAATATCATATGCAGGGGCCCCTGATTACAAGCTGTGCTTCTTTGGGGTCCCAAACCTGTCATTTTCATCAGTTCTTTGTAATGtaaccattttattttgtttgtacttttgtacttttttgtactttgtactttttttgactggtttgaataaattcaattcaattcaattcgtttgaataattcaattcaattcctaTTTAAAAATCGTTCCTAGGGTCCTAATAGActaaaccatagagctattacagctCTATGACTGAACGTATTACGATGGGAAATCCATTGTTCTGTCAGGAACTTCTAAATGCCACGATTTCAGAAAATTCCATCAATTGTTAATAATAATGAGTTAGTGGAACGGGAAACCTTTCTTTATTATTGTCCTATCTATTTCATTGTCGTTATACCTTATATTCATCACAAAAAAAGACGAGTGTATACCATGCTTGCAGGAGTAGATGGCGCGCTGTGTAATATTAGACATGTAGAAGGCTATGTcgaatatttttctttacattaaatgggtggtccaggctggatatatttatatctcaagAAATGGAGTAAAATCATGGACCTTGGTAAAAttaacaaagcaaaatgctgaaaatttgatcaaaatcggataacaaataacaaagttattgaattttacagatttgcattattccggtgaaaaaGTTCTTGGCACttctttatgaatattgatttgttcttttgtattttattgtatgacattaggtttattcaaaatatttctaccaagaactaaaacaattggattgacaactgattaagttcattagttattcattgcctcaacttatttcatcataacggatgcacatcatttacacaatgTATGacataatgaaacatttatgatttcatgtaataagggATGGTTAGATGTATAGTTTCTTGTGATCTGATTGGCTATAAATATAATTGGCTGGTCTTGCATGGATGTACAGTGTATTTGGAAGGAAAATGGCAGTTTGGCCCGCTTACTATACAACCATGCGACTAACAAGCTTGGCTTGGGTCAGACGGatagatgtaggcctatataatagTTTCCTGTGTTCTGATTGGTTAAAACTATGCATGTATTGGGCAAATCTCAGATAGATCATAGCTCCATATAGATATATAGTTGCATAGTTGGCCcgtcataaacatgataaatggtTTCACTTGTGTAATGTTATGTCTATTAGATCTGAAAATCCGGCATGCCCGTGAAGGATATTGCTTTATTATGTCTGGAATGATTGACAATAATTGACAGGTCAAGGATCGGCTGTGTCCATaacttttcttcttccttcctcctttcttttcttcttcttcttcttcttctccttcttcttcttcttcttcttcttcttcatcttcttcttcatctttttcttcttcttcttttaacAAACATAAATGCATTATTACGATGGTGAGTTgtaatcacaattatatgcTTAAGTCAATGTTTGAATGGGTCGTATACTGTAAACCAAATGTTGTGTAACattaccaccacgagggtaattatgtgtccaaccaatttggggcagattacacaatgcgggaagcattattgcccagtaaggttaaaaaataagcaataattactttagaatgggcaaaattttcatcacactggataaataaaagaaatgcccaatgatggtttgacacataattaccctcatggagcacatTTACCCAATATTCTTACCCAATTTTCTCCCCTCATTACAAAAACCGACATTTGCTGATCCTGATACTTTTTCGGAGTCTGGTAAAAGTTCAGACCAACTAATGAAATTCTAAATGATTATTGTAGTCCAAATGATTGAGAATGGCAATGGATCATTTTTATTGGTACATCTGTTCCCTCTGCACAAACTTGAGAGGTTGAAATAAGAAAGAGTTTCTTTGAAAATTCGGACCGGAATAGAAAAATTAACGATTTTTTAGGACAATCCTGATCATTATCACGAGAACAGAGTGTTCATTTTATTAGATATAATTGGATCAATTCTTCATTATTATCTACGTAGATGATTATTGTGTATGTTTATCGTTAATGATCATGAGGTTAGAAAAACAACAACTACATTTAAATATAACTTTATATCTTAATTCTAAAGTAGAAACCTGAATGTTTTAACGGCTTTAAAATCCAGTGGGGCTAGTTGATAATGGAAGTTACAAGGAAAAGAAATAACCATATACACCCCTAAAACTACAGACAaaccaaaaaaagggggattaATATACTATATTCCTGACAATATGTCTGGCAAAGATAAGTAGGATAGAacgaaaaaaatactttgaccACTAATGATGTTTCCTGGTTATACGCTTTGTCTGTTTGACTCATTTTATGTTGCTCGTAGAATCGAGAGTCTTCatctaaaaatttaaatattttaagcaAAAGTTTGACTGCGCACATGTTGATCTGTCAAGAATTACTTGAAAAATGTAACCTTTACATGGTGGAGAAGGATAATATCGGATGATCAGAACATTCAGctccttttttctgttttatttttccagatTCATATGATGGATTCACTTCAGAAATCACGATTTGTCCAGACGGTAAGTGCATGTTACTGATGCTGACttgacttggaaaataaaacgCAGAAATTAATCTGTAGCATGAAAGCATGCAGGCATAttgcaagaaaaaatatatacttaattattttcatgccTTGCGCGATTTTTCTCAATTGCCTATGGGCTTATTTTCCCTTTTAGTTAAGTGTCAGGCGCAGGCCCTAGCTATCTACATAATTATCAATTACATTCATTCAAACCTAGATAAAACATTAAGAAATTAACATTCAAGGAATTTGATTTACCGTCCCATCTTAATCGATTTAAAATCGACTCACCGGGCGTCATTCAAGTATTGAGAGGGTTGAGAGGCCCCCCCCCTTCTCGCTCGCGAGcgtacacacaccctcacacacacactcactcacGCACCGGTGCTAAAATAAAGCACAATGCGCTTGAGATTGTAGTATATTGCAAAAGGGGTGTGATTTTATGTCTCTAAACAATCTCAGATACACATCTCTAATGAACGCTGTATAGGCCTATCAagctacaatttttttttcatgacattGTTTTCCTGTGAAAACTTCTCCAATTTTCATGTAAAGACTCATAGCTATTATAAATTCGCCattattgtaaaataaatgaaaaccttgattgtgattgtcTGCTGAGCCGTGTTAATGGCAAATACTGGACCCTGGTTGTTACAGTTGTAACTCATTACGAAACGAACCCAAGATTATGGTTCTTCTTTTTCAACCTCACCTGCTGCGATCGCGGCGTAGTTATGTTATTAGACAAACTAAAGCAAGATAACTCTTTTAAAGCTCTTGCACAGCATGGTATCAATAATGcttttcagtttatttttatttctttgataaCTTTCTCAGACTGGAAATACCAAACCTGTTTTACAACGTCATTATTAACAGCATCGTGTCGAATCTGCATCGGTTTTGCAGAAACAAGAACAGACGTATTCAATATcttatttgtacttttctttCACTATGCAGATAACTGCTTTTCGTATTCAGTACTGATCGACCAATGTGACACAAACTCAAGCTTTTCTCCTGGATTTTACTGCTATTGTGATATCGAATGCGAACATTTTGATGATTGTTGTTACGGCTATACGAATGAAAATGCATCTGTCATGGCAACAGATGGCATGCTGAAGCCAGAGCTGCAATACTGGAGTTGTACCACTTTCACGCTTGGTATTGAAAGAAAGTCGGCTTGCCTCAACAATTTCCTTGTGGTAGACAAGTGTCCATCTTCTGCTGGGATAGATCAAGACTTGGTAGAGAGATGTGAGAACCCAATGGCGAATGACACGGTCTTCTTTGACTATCAAGATATCTTCTACCGCAACAGGCATTGCGCCCTCTGTCATGGTGCGGACCCATCGGAACTCACCCCTTATATCATGTTTACACCTTGTTTGGACAACAGAGAAGAGTTCCATCTTTGTGGGCAGAGACCATTTTTAGTTAATGGAAGTTCCCCTCCACCTGTTCGGTGGTGTGTACCAGATATCATATCTCACTGTGAATCTGAAACAGGGACAGAGGTGGCCTGTTGGAACGAAACAGCAAGAGTAATGATAAATGGTAGTATTTACAAAAACGTCGAATGTGCAGAATGTAACGGAATGACTGTTAAAAACCGTTCCAGCCTTATTAGCAATTGTGAACACATTACCACGGGCCAACTTATTCTTACATCACGTGATTATATCGCTCCTGCATTTCAAATTTCGTACTTCTACCCACAACTTCAATGCATGAATGGTCTTCGGTTGTCTGGTACTGAATGTGTTCCGGAAGTCACGTCTTGGCCTGATTGCACCAACAGACAAATAAACCTCGGCATCATCACCAACGGGTCCTTGCAGTGCTTTGATGGTTTCGAGCTTCTAAAGATCCAGGCATACAGAAACAATCCCAATGAAACTATCTACAACCTAGAAATATCAGATTCCGTCTTAGGTAAAATAAGCTACATGGAGTTTTCGGCCAAGAACCTGGCACAGAAGACCCAACTGGAAAACTTCACAGAGAGCAAACTTGATGAGAAGTGGAATAAATGCTGTCAGGATAACCTCATCATAATTGATGAAACCTGTGACATTGAACGGAATTTATTTACTCGCAATGATTCCAATTTAACCTGGATTTCTGACGACATTAACCTCTTTGAACCTGTGATCATCAATGgaacaatttatattttgtataacCAGACCACGTTTGTGATGCCATTGAGATGGGAAAATGACACCTATTACAGGCGTCTTTCAAAAGAGTGGAAGTTCACGAAAGAACAATTATTCACAATTTACGGGCAGATTATTGACGTCGACACTTGCGCGTACATCATTGTTCAAACTTCTCTTCTCACTGAAACTGAGAAAGACAATGTTACATACGTGGTatgtttctttcttctctcattTGCGTTTACACTCATTTCATTTAAGAGTTAATTGGGAATTACTCTATCACGAattcgatattttttttttaattcaaagtaATGGTTGGAAAATCGAATAGTCTGAAAACCGATCT is a window of Lytechinus variegatus isolate NC3 chromosome 2, Lvar_3.0, whole genome shotgun sequence DNA encoding:
- the LOC121409353 gene encoding uncharacterized protein LOC121409353, whose translation is MTMATFRVILFLFLMKSLPFYCFCYSYCDLEGGNKYPYESSAADDTSVADSYDGFTSEITICPDDNCFSYSVLIDQCDTNSSFSPGFYCYCDIECEHFDDCCYGYTNENASVMATDGMLKPELQYWSCTTFTLGIERKSACLNNFLVVDKCPSSAGIDQDLVERCENPMANDTVFFDYQDIFYRNRHCALCHGADPSELTPYIMFTPCLDNREEFHLCGQRPFLVNGSSPPPVRWCVPDIISHCESETGTEVACWNETARVMINGSIYKNVECAECNGMTVKNRSSLISNCEHITTGQLILTSRDYIAPAFQISYFYPQLQCMNGLRLSGTECVPEVTSWPDCTNRQINLGIITNGSLQCFDGFELLKIQAYRNNPNETIYNLEISDSVLGKISYMEFSAKNLAQKTQLENFTESKLDEKWNKCCQDNLIIIDETCDIERNLFTRNDSNLTWISDDINLFEPVIINGTIYILYNQTTFVMPLRWENDTYYRRLSKEWKFTKEQLFTIYGQIIDVDTCAYIIVQTSLLTETEKDNVTYVIYQETFFPPESYVRYRNGSVRLCWTGPDPPEPISMFAYTKGQYILNIILFTLSSICLLATLITYGIFKELRNLQGVAIMNFVSALLVGQVMLQFVAPNMIAFSVAVCSGAAIVTHYCLLAVFTWTNILAWDLVRHFASSSFLPKRHRETRRMTVYLTIGWSLPLIIIVPCLIIQSQNSSMFRYGKIGSSCWIYQAKGIVLTFLVPVAVSFLLNVVLFLLTAYGVHKSKRDSSVLHKSTQERRMQLFQELLVHFKISCLLGFGWSFGFIGAFAKVAAVWTIFIITSALQGIFVFVFFAANRRVRELWRKRFLDTKSVGGSTSNSGTKSTGMGKKSEDSKDAEREKLTCLLPRCNTLICESSTLDNRIINYLVLRVRICRRYS